In one Litorilinea aerophila genomic region, the following are encoded:
- a CDS encoding SH3 domain-containing protein yields the protein MSTTEHLQPFLIGRSTERPRSDTPTSIQTSPLPHPERRHGRFHLLLLLLTALLLLAACGPERGARDGNQLRDETIRIAQEYQAAGDLNRAQVQLDVLEVANPKQWLLLLAEETIQSGQDPSVATALVRLALDLGLHSPVIAEYAAAQQMIPEVAQAPAAAAQAGEGAALPAAEIPPPAPTAAPTEPPLPTATPTPEPTPTPAPTPTPARPEARAVNALNVRQGPGTEYPIIGALQEDETVEILARNPAQDWWQVQLSTGQEGWIYAPLVETSGNVQDVVVAASIPPPPPTPTPAPVAAEPTQAPEAPAPAPADGPDFRVVEKRLWDVYENGGRLDGPSVVCGEKRQLVVNVIDANGNRLNGVAVQVLYGAQEIYVTGAQGKGDGVVEFVLGAGQDVRVIRDVDGREVSSEVARGLTTRPAEIPYEYLIQGRYCTDDASCKTFVDAPGCYGHYSWTVTFQRSY from the coding sequence ATGTCAACAACTGAGCATCTTCAGCCCTTTTTAATTGGACGTTCTACCGAACGCCCCAGGTCAGATACGCCCACATCGATCCAGACGTCCCCCCTCCCCCACCCAGAACGACGCCACGGCCGCTTCCACCTCCTGCTCCTGCTGCTGACGGCCCTGTTGCTCCTGGCTGCCTGCGGCCCCGAGCGAGGCGCCCGCGACGGCAACCAGCTGCGGGATGAGACCATCCGCATCGCCCAGGAATATCAGGCCGCGGGCGATTTGAATCGGGCCCAGGTGCAACTGGATGTCCTGGAGGTGGCCAACCCCAAGCAGTGGCTGCTCCTGCTGGCCGAGGAAACCATCCAGAGCGGGCAAGATCCGTCGGTGGCCACAGCCCTGGTGCGCCTGGCGTTGGATCTGGGCCTGCACTCGCCCGTCATCGCCGAATACGCGGCAGCCCAACAGATGATCCCCGAGGTCGCCCAGGCACCCGCCGCGGCGGCCCAGGCAGGGGAGGGGGCCGCCCTCCCGGCGGCTGAAATTCCGCCCCCAGCGCCGACAGCCGCGCCCACCGAGCCGCCCCTGCCCACGGCCACCCCCACGCCAGAGCCCACGCCGACGCCGGCCCCCACGCCGACGCCCGCCCGGCCCGAGGCCCGGGCCGTCAACGCGCTCAATGTGCGGCAGGGTCCCGGCACCGAATACCCCATCATCGGGGCGCTCCAGGAAGATGAAACCGTGGAGATCCTGGCCAGGAACCCGGCCCAGGACTGGTGGCAGGTACAGCTCTCCACGGGCCAGGAGGGCTGGATCTACGCCCCCTTGGTGGAGACCAGCGGCAATGTCCAGGATGTGGTGGTGGCTGCCAGCATCCCGCCGCCACCGCCCACCCCCACCCCGGCGCCCGTGGCGGCGGAGCCCACCCAGGCACCGGAGGCTCCGGCACCCGCCCCTGCCGATGGGCCCGACTTCCGGGTGGTGGAGAAACGCCTCTGGGATGTCTACGAAAACGGTGGCCGTCTGGACGGTCCGTCGGTGGTCTGCGGAGAGAAGCGCCAGTTGGTGGTCAACGTCATCGACGCCAACGGCAACCGGCTGAACGGGGTAGCCGTCCAGGTGCTCTATGGCGCCCAGGAAATTTATGTGACCGGGGCCCAGGGCAAAGGAGACGGCGTGGTGGAATTCGTCTTGGGCGCTGGCCAGGATGTCCGGGTCATCCGAGATGTGGATGGTCGGGAAGTGAGCAGCGAGGTCGCCCGGGGCCTCACCACCCGACCGGCAGAGATCCCCTACGAATACCTGATCCAGGGGCGCTACTGTACTGACGACGCCAGTTGCAAGACCTTTGTGGATGCGCCGGGATGCTACGGCCACTATAGCTGGACGGTGACTTTCCAGCGCAGCTATTGA
- a CDS encoding RNA polymerase sigma factor, whose translation MTQKQPPISGPIDTPLEELDEEVLIQRALEGELDAFNQLVLRYQGLAYSVAYRMLQDDAAAADAVQDSFIKAYRALDSFKGGNFKSWLMRIVVNTCYDVLRSRQRANTESLDDLPVDSDYVTHLVDKAESPEDYVERMELSDLLELGIRSLPPDQRLALVLCDVHGYSYEEIAEITGMPMGTVKSRISRARAKLRDFLLQKPELLPGSFRPNVKDG comes from the coding sequence ATGACCCAAAAGCAGCCCCCAATTTCAGGCCCGATTGACACACCTCTGGAAGAACTGGACGAAGAGGTGCTGATTCAGCGCGCCCTGGAGGGGGAGCTGGACGCTTTCAATCAGCTGGTGTTGCGCTATCAGGGGCTGGCCTACAGCGTTGCCTATCGCATGCTCCAGGACGACGCGGCCGCCGCCGACGCAGTTCAGGACAGTTTCATCAAGGCCTACCGGGCGCTGGACTCGTTCAAAGGTGGCAACTTCAAGAGCTGGCTGATGCGCATCGTGGTCAACACCTGCTACGACGTCTTGCGCTCTCGCCAGCGGGCCAACACCGAAAGCCTGGACGACCTGCCGGTGGATTCAGACTACGTCACCCACCTGGTGGACAAAGCCGAAAGCCCGGAAGATTATGTGGAGCGGATGGAGTTGAGCGACCTGCTGGAGCTTGGCATCCGTTCCCTCCCGCCCGACCAGCGGCTGGCCCTGGTCCTGTGCGACGTGCATGGCTACTCCTACGAAGAGATTGCCGAAATCACCGGCATGCCCATGGGGACGGTGAAGTCCCGCATCAGCCGGGCCCGGGCCAAGCTGCGGGACTTCCTGCTCCAAAAGCCGGAACTATTGCCAGGCTCATTCCGTCCTAACGTCAAAGATGGATGA
- a CDS encoding anti-sigma factor family protein yields MKSSPYSHITDELLSAYIDNAVTEAERALIEQALAADAEVAWRLETLRRTVQLVKQLPAVSLPRSFVLEEHHLVEATVHQSPLSATEAATPTRTSWRAWLSQVGEGWWGFWQAGNLRLRNAAAASLALFLLLTTVGLWQQGGQGHPLALTSAQPTAAQRTARAAPEAMTATTLSTPASKAQTPGQPETGAVEAEAQMAPGQAESPAVAAEEGEAAPVSKAKPASENESQTESATESSTESSAVAMAVAPQADEGETAQATPEEAAAGAAGEGDVATVEAAAVSSPAQAEAATAPEAAPEATTPETTTESIVIASALPTNPPTSSRSLGPAAVEAAPPGGVGGGYGVGGGGDIGGGVVAPPSARGYEAPPVAAMAAPAVDVAALPPPPGPVPEGTVESALPVTTEITATVPITQTQALEVAPEDTGAAADTVEADTAEAEIDTVEEAEPAPAEAATPDASQAPTPVPTASPSPTPSPEPPAPTGAEPSGSMDTGAIEPATGSAAGPAGLWSRLLWLQVTAALLTVTLSALWWRSRGRS; encoded by the coding sequence ATGAAATCATCGCCATATTCCCACATTACCGACGAGTTGCTGTCCGCCTACATTGACAATGCTGTGACCGAGGCGGAACGTGCGCTGATCGAGCAGGCCCTGGCCGCCGATGCCGAAGTGGCGTGGCGTCTGGAGACGCTGCGCCGGACGGTGCAACTGGTGAAGCAACTGCCCGCCGTCTCCCTCCCCCGGTCCTTTGTCCTGGAGGAGCACCACCTGGTGGAAGCCACCGTGCACCAGAGCCCGTTGTCGGCCACGGAGGCAGCCACGCCCACCCGCACCTCCTGGAGAGCCTGGCTGAGCCAGGTGGGAGAGGGATGGTGGGGCTTCTGGCAGGCGGGGAACCTGCGGCTGCGCAACGCCGCGGCGGCCAGCCTGGCGCTCTTCTTGCTGCTGACCACAGTAGGCCTCTGGCAGCAGGGCGGGCAAGGTCATCCACTGGCCCTCACCTCGGCCCAGCCCACCGCGGCCCAGCGTACCGCCCGGGCCGCGCCCGAGGCCATGACCGCAACTACCCTCTCGACTCCGGCTTCTAAGGCCCAGACGCCCGGCCAGCCAGAGACCGGCGCTGTGGAAGCCGAAGCCCAGATGGCTCCTGGTCAGGCCGAATCCCCCGCGGTCGCTGCAGAAGAGGGCGAGGCTGCGCCTGTATCCAAGGCCAAACCTGCCTCGGAGAACGAATCGCAAACCGAATCGGCAACCGAATCGTCAACCGAATCGTCCGCCGTGGCGATGGCCGTCGCACCCCAGGCGGATGAAGGAGAGACGGCCCAGGCCACGCCCGAGGAAGCCGCTGCCGGGGCAGCTGGCGAAGGGGACGTCGCCACTGTGGAAGCGGCTGCCGTGTCTTCGCCAGCCCAGGCAGAAGCGGCCACCGCCCCTGAGGCCGCTCCTGAAGCCACCACCCCTGAAACCACCACGGAATCCATCGTCATCGCCAGCGCGCTGCCCACCAACCCGCCGACCAGTAGCCGCAGCCTGGGACCGGCCGCCGTGGAGGCGGCCCCACCTGGTGGGGTGGGAGGCGGCTATGGCGTCGGTGGAGGAGGCGACATCGGCGGAGGGGTCGTGGCACCGCCTTCGGCCCGGGGATATGAAGCGCCGCCGGTGGCCGCAATGGCCGCACCGGCCGTCGACGTGGCCGCCTTGCCGCCACCTCCGGGCCCTGTGCCCGAGGGGACGGTCGAATCGGCCCTACCCGTGACCACGGAGATCACGGCCACGGTCCCCATCACCCAGACCCAAGCCCTGGAGGTCGCGCCCGAGGATACTGGCGCCGCCGCTGACACTGTGGAAGCTGACACTGCAGAAGCAGAAATTGACACCGTCGAAGAAGCGGAACCAGCCCCGGCTGAGGCTGCCACCCCGGATGCGTCCCAGGCTCCCACGCCAGTCCCCACGGCCAGCCCATCTCCGACTCCCTCGCCCGAGCCGCCTGCTCCCACCGGAGCAGAGCCGTCCGGTTCGATGGACACAGGGGCGATTGAGCCCGCCACCGGTTCAGCCGCCGGGCCCGCTGGCCTGTGGTCCAGGCTGCTCTGGCTCCAGGTGACCGCTGCCCTGTTGACCGTCACCCTGTCGGCCCTGTGGTGGCGCAGCCGGGGGCGAAGCTGA
- the mutM gene encoding bifunctional DNA-formamidopyrimidine glycosylase/DNA-(apurinic or apyrimidinic site) lyase, translating to MPELPEVETYLRELEPTLTGRRVTAVQVFWPRTIATPSVDAFCQGMGGQVFAHFGRRGKFMLLGLAGGDTLIVHLRMTGRLHLEPASTGPSPHTHVVMALDDGRALHYTDTRKFGRLWLVSDPETVLGHLGPEPLDTDFTAAYLTGRLAGRRASIKALLLDQGVVAGVGNIYADEALFLAGIHPARPAGSLAPAEVERLCGAVTSVLQQAIERQGSSLGDSPWQNYRRPNGQPGSFQDEHKVFQRTGQPCVRCGQPIQRMVIAQRGTHFCPHCQPLAGHPG from the coding sequence ATGCCTGAACTGCCTGAAGTGGAAACCTATCTCCGGGAGTTGGAGCCGACGCTCACGGGACGGCGGGTGACCGCCGTCCAGGTTTTTTGGCCCCGGACCATTGCGACACCTTCTGTGGATGCCTTCTGCCAGGGGATGGGGGGGCAGGTCTTTGCCCACTTTGGACGCCGGGGGAAGTTCATGTTGCTGGGCCTGGCCGGTGGGGATACCCTCATCGTCCATCTGCGCATGACCGGCCGCCTGCATCTGGAGCCGGCTTCTACCGGGCCTTCGCCCCACACCCATGTGGTCATGGCCCTGGACGACGGCCGGGCGCTCCACTACACCGATACCCGCAAATTTGGCCGCCTGTGGCTGGTCTCGGATCCCGAAACGGTTCTGGGCCATTTGGGCCCGGAACCATTGGATACCGACTTTACGGCCGCCTACCTGACGGGCAGACTGGCCGGGCGTCGGGCCAGCATCAAAGCGCTGCTGTTGGATCAGGGGGTGGTGGCCGGCGTGGGCAACATCTATGCCGATGAGGCCCTCTTTCTGGCCGGGATCCATCCGGCCAGGCCGGCCGGTTCCCTGGCGCCGGCGGAGGTGGAGCGCCTGTGCGGCGCGGTGACTTCTGTCCTGCAGCAGGCCATCGAGCGCCAGGGGAGCAGCCTGGGCGACAGTCCGTGGCAGAATTACCGGCGGCCCAACGGGCAACCGGGCTCATTTCAGGACGAACACAAAGTCTTCCAGCGCACGGGCCAGCCCTGTGTGCGGTGCGGGCAGCCCATCCAGCGCATGGTCATCGCCCAGCGGGGCACCCACTTCTGTCCCCACTGCCAGCCCCTGGCCGGTCACCCCGGGTGA
- a CDS encoding HAD family hydrolase — protein sequence METIVTVHAPSEETMIRAILFDLDETLHDRRSTVEQALQEQHARLHEYLGHIPLETYLQRFLELDNVGRTPKPQVYGQMVEELAIPLSPTLLSEDYYRHTWRQPVLFPLVRDLLAHYRQQGHGLAIVTNGSTRSQQAKLANSGLDRLVDVILISEQEGVAKPTPTIFLRAARQLGARPEECLFVGDNPEADIWGARQVGMKTVWRKGHIPWPDHLPRVADHTICEPGELFGVDFSRW from the coding sequence TTGGAAACCATCGTAACGGTTCATGCCCCATCCGAGGAAACGATGATCCGGGCCATCCTTTTTGATCTGGACGAAACGCTCCACGACCGACGCAGCACCGTGGAGCAGGCACTGCAGGAACAGCACGCACGGCTACACGAATACCTGGGGCACATCCCCCTGGAAACCTACCTGCAGCGCTTTCTCGAACTGGACAACGTGGGACGCACCCCCAAGCCCCAGGTCTACGGCCAGATGGTGGAGGAACTTGCCATTCCCCTGTCGCCCACACTGCTGAGCGAAGACTACTACCGGCATACCTGGCGACAGCCCGTCCTGTTTCCACTGGTGCGGGATCTGCTGGCCCACTACCGCCAGCAGGGCCACGGGCTGGCCATCGTCACCAACGGCTCCACCCGCTCCCAGCAGGCCAAGCTGGCCAACAGCGGGCTGGATCGCCTGGTGGATGTCATTTTGATCTCGGAACAGGAAGGGGTGGCCAAACCAACACCCACCATCTTTCTACGTGCGGCACGACAACTGGGCGCCCGCCCCGAAGAGTGCCTCTTCGTGGGCGACAACCCCGAGGCCGACATCTGGGGCGCCCGACAGGTGGGCATGAAAACAGTCTGGCGCAAGGGGCACATCCCCTGGCCCGATCATTTGCCCCGGGTGGCAGACCACACCATCTGCGAGCCCGGTGAACTGTTCGGTGTGGATTTCAGCCGCTGGTAG
- a CDS encoding PspC domain-containing protein, protein MHQTAEPNTGVTRGRTLYRHPTEKLVGGVCGGLGEYLGLDPSLVRILWVVATLASGGGGLLAYLALWALLPVGTSQGGQQQPPALELNERNLSRAATLLILFGGLWLLANLGILPWLWRSFWNVVGTIFWPGLLIGVGYLLLRSVGKGNWEQGLAGMGSGLRARLNSSLPGRGELKAGFRNLQARIPLKRSRKDRLFMGVCGGIGQSLGLDANLVRLLWAAFSIGSIGMGVLIYVGLGLLLPEEPLASRPYLEEAQDVPIVDGSARYHA, encoded by the coding sequence ATGCATCAGACAGCAGAGCCGAACACAGGGGTGACGCGCGGGCGTACCCTGTACCGCCATCCTACGGAGAAGCTGGTCGGCGGTGTATGTGGGGGGCTGGGCGAGTACCTGGGCCTGGATCCCTCCCTGGTGCGCATCCTGTGGGTGGTGGCGACCCTGGCCAGCGGGGGCGGCGGACTCCTGGCCTACCTGGCCCTGTGGGCGCTGCTGCCGGTGGGGACCAGCCAGGGCGGCCAGCAGCAGCCCCCGGCCCTGGAGCTGAATGAGCGCAACCTGAGCCGCGCCGCCACCCTGTTGATCCTCTTCGGCGGGCTGTGGCTGCTGGCCAACCTGGGGATCCTGCCCTGGCTATGGCGCAGCTTCTGGAACGTGGTGGGCACCATCTTCTGGCCCGGGCTGCTCATCGGGGTGGGCTATCTGCTGTTGCGCAGCGTGGGCAAAGGCAACTGGGAGCAAGGCCTGGCAGGGATGGGCAGCGGCCTCCGGGCGCGGCTGAACAGCAGCCTGCCCGGTCGGGGAGAGCTCAAGGCTGGGTTCCGTAACCTCCAGGCCCGCATCCCCCTGAAACGCAGCCGCAAGGATCGCCTCTTCATGGGCGTCTGCGGGGGCATCGGCCAGAGCCTGGGCCTGGACGCCAATCTGGTCCGATTGCTCTGGGCGGCCTTCAGCATCGGGAGCATCGGCATGGGCGTCCTGATCTACGTGGGGTTGGGGCTGCTGTTGCCGGAAGAGCCCCTGGCCAGTCGCCCGTACCTGGAAGAGGCCCAGGACGTGCCCATTGTGGACGGCTCGGCCCGGTATCACGCCTAG
- a CDS encoding YqjF family protein, translating to MIQTLLRTVSHRPWPLPASPWVMRQTWHDLLFAHWPLPAATVQALVPPPLTVETFDGMAWVGVVPFRMSGVVPRGIPALPWLSAFPELNVRTYVTLAGEEAPRPGVYFFSLDAANPVAVAVARWLFRLPYFRARMRLEETEGIIHYHSHRTHRGAPNAEFVATYQATDGIYHSRPDTLEHWLTERYCLYTVDGQGRAYRGEIHHLPWPLQPAAADIQVNTMAAAAGLSLPAQPPLCHFARRLDVLVWPLTRIT from the coding sequence ATGATACAAACCCTGTTGCGCACGGTCTCCCATCGCCCCTGGCCCCTGCCGGCCTCGCCCTGGGTCATGCGTCAAACCTGGCATGACCTGCTCTTCGCCCACTGGCCCCTGCCGGCGGCCACGGTGCAGGCCCTGGTGCCGCCCCCTCTTACGGTGGAGACCTTCGATGGGATGGCCTGGGTAGGTGTGGTACCCTTCCGCATGAGCGGTGTGGTGCCCCGGGGTATTCCCGCCCTGCCCTGGCTTTCTGCATTTCCCGAGTTGAACGTGCGCACCTATGTCACCCTGGCCGGGGAGGAGGCGCCGCGGCCCGGTGTCTACTTTTTCAGCCTGGATGCGGCCAACCCGGTGGCCGTGGCGGTGGCCCGGTGGCTGTTCCGGCTGCCCTATTTCCGAGCCCGTATGCGCCTGGAGGAAACCGAAGGCATCATCCACTACCACAGCCACCGCACCCACCGGGGCGCGCCCAACGCCGAGTTTGTGGCCACCTATCAGGCCACCGACGGCATCTATCACAGCCGGCCCGACACCCTGGAGCACTGGCTCACCGAGCGCTATTGCCTGTACACCGTGGACGGCCAGGGCCGTGCTTATCGAGGTGAGATCCATCACCTGCCCTGGCCCCTTCAACCCGCCGCGGCGGACATCCAGGTGAACACCATGGCCGCCGCGGCCGGCCTTTCCCTGCCGGCCCAGCCACCCCTTTGCCACTTCGCCCGGCGGCTGGATGTGCTGGTCTGGCCCCTGACCCGGATTACGTAA
- the uvsE gene encoding UV DNA damage repair endonuclease UvsE — translation MVRYRLGFPVKVLGAPLPSHDSRRWQNRPHLSVSLAYLRDIFEYLHRHDIRFYRMAGQLAPYLTHPDLPDFHRQLEECAVELAALGDLARAYRLRLTLHPAFYVQLGSPDPGQVQRSIQELDAAAALLDAMGLDEDAVVVIHVGGTFGDPEATRARFAERVNALRPATRRRLALENGDRHHALDASLWIHRRTGLRLVLDLLHHRCLNPAGYPVAEALALALATWPPGQRPKVHFSTPRTALRRRILHGQEHLQFPLINQHSDFLNPFEFIDFLLLAMERTERAFDIMLEAKGKDLALLRLREQLRTYAPDLAPLVG, via the coding sequence ATGGTCCGATATCGTCTTGGCTTCCCCGTCAAAGTGCTGGGCGCTCCGCTGCCTTCCCACGACAGCCGCCGCTGGCAGAACAGGCCCCACCTCAGCGTGAGCCTGGCCTACCTGCGGGATATCTTCGAATATCTGCATCGGCACGACATCCGGTTTTACCGTATGGCCGGGCAACTGGCGCCCTATCTCACCCATCCCGACCTGCCGGATTTCCACCGCCAGCTCGAGGAGTGTGCGGTGGAACTGGCGGCCCTGGGCGACCTGGCCCGGGCCTATCGCCTGCGCCTGACCCTGCATCCAGCCTTTTACGTCCAGCTGGGCAGCCCGGACCCGGGCCAGGTTCAGCGGTCGATCCAGGAACTGGACGCGGCGGCCGCGCTGTTGGACGCCATGGGCCTGGATGAAGATGCGGTGGTGGTGATCCATGTGGGCGGGACTTTCGGGGATCCGGAGGCGACCCGGGCCCGCTTCGCTGAGCGGGTGAACGCCCTGCGGCCGGCCACCCGCCGGCGGCTGGCCCTGGAAAATGGCGACCGCCACCACGCCCTGGATGCCTCCCTCTGGATCCATCGCCGCACGGGCCTCCGGCTGGTGCTGGATCTCCTCCACCATCGCTGCCTGAACCCGGCTGGCTACCCCGTGGCCGAGGCGTTGGCGTTGGCCCTGGCCACCTGGCCCCCGGGCCAGCGTCCCAAGGTCCATTTCAGCACGCCCCGCACAGCCCTGCGCCGTCGCATCCTCCACGGCCAGGAGCATCTCCAGTTTCCCCTGATCAACCAGCACAGTGACTTCCTGAACCCTTTCGAGTTTATCGATTTCCTGCTCCTGGCCATGGAGCGGACAGAGCGGGCGTTTGACATCATGTTGGAGGCCAAGGGGAAAGATCTGGCCCTGCTGCGCCTGCGGGAGCAGTTGCGCACCTACGCACCGGATCTGGCGCCCCTGGTGGGCTAG
- a CDS encoding MBL fold metallo-hydrolase encodes MAHTLNIGNIRCHIVSDGVHPVDGGGFFGLVPRVLWQRVVEPNELNQVPSDTRCLLIESAAGPILVDTGHGDKYSARQRQIIGLDERRGRLLADMARVGIRPEDVALVLLTHLHADHAGGATRWDTPDHSPGAVVPTFPNARYLVQRLDLAEASFPNERTAATYHAENWQILLERGQLEVIDGPRELAPGVRTDIAPGHTASIQVVWVEDQGESLLFLGDACSWAVHLERLAWVPSFDLDPMTSIETKRRLRHEAMRRDALLVFQHDGQVVTGRLAPGGRGPEVRPEITQAPWSDWTRD; translated from the coding sequence ATGGCCCATACATTGAACATAGGCAACATCCGCTGCCATATCGTGAGCGATGGCGTCCATCCGGTGGACGGCGGCGGCTTCTTTGGTCTGGTCCCCCGGGTCCTCTGGCAGCGGGTGGTGGAGCCCAACGAGCTGAACCAGGTGCCCAGCGACACCCGCTGCCTGCTGATCGAGTCCGCAGCCGGCCCCATCCTGGTGGATACCGGTCACGGCGACAAGTACAGCGCCCGGCAGCGCCAGATCATCGGCCTGGACGAGCGGCGGGGTCGCCTCCTGGCCGACATGGCCCGGGTGGGTATCCGCCCGGAAGATGTGGCCCTGGTTCTCCTGACCCATCTCCACGCCGATCACGCCGGCGGTGCCACCCGGTGGGATACCCCCGATCACAGCCCGGGCGCCGTGGTGCCCACCTTCCCCAACGCCCGCTACCTGGTCCAACGGCTGGACCTGGCTGAAGCCAGCTTCCCCAACGAGCGGACGGCTGCCACCTACCATGCCGAAAACTGGCAGATCCTCCTGGAGCGAGGACAGCTAGAGGTCATTGACGGCCCCCGAGAGCTGGCCCCTGGCGTTCGCACCGACATCGCACCGGGCCACACCGCCTCCATCCAGGTCGTCTGGGTGGAAGACCAGGGGGAGAGCCTGCTCTTCCTGGGCGACGCCTGTAGCTGGGCCGTCCACCTGGAGCGTCTGGCCTGGGTGCCCTCCTTCGACCTGGATCCCATGACCAGCATCGAGACCAAGCGGCGACTGCGCCATGAGGCCATGCGCCGGGATGCCCTGCTGGTCTTCCAGCACGACGGCCAGGTGGTCACCGGCCGGCTGGCGCCGGGGGGCCGCGGCCCTGAAGTCCGCCCGGAAATCACCCAGGCGCCCTGGTCCGATTGGACACGGGACTGA
- a CDS encoding DUF1361 domain-containing protein: MWNVLGGRPHPRRTPFPFISLLAPERTRMLLLLLLYILSSAASVGLFLFRVYYAQTTTYRFLNKNLLLAWIPMVCALLAWRLGYGRRRPSWLVWGLLGLWLLFFPNAPYLITDLMHISPRHRVPLWFDALLLFSYAWTGLMLGFFSLQLVQLLFQRWYGPMLGWLVALVSIAAGSFGVYLGRLPRWNSWDVLLAPHSLLTDILAHFHAPLNHLQGLLMSFFFFVFLTVTYVTVAVLGGIRWQREG; encoded by the coding sequence ATGTGGAATGTGTTGGGCGGGCGGCCACACCCACGGCGCACCCCGTTCCCGTTCATCTCCCTGTTGGCGCCAGAACGCACCAGGATGTTGTTACTGCTCCTGCTCTACATCCTCTCTTCGGCCGCCAGCGTCGGCCTGTTCCTGTTTCGGGTCTATTACGCCCAAACGACGACCTATCGCTTCTTGAACAAAAATCTGCTGCTGGCCTGGATCCCGATGGTCTGTGCCTTGCTGGCCTGGCGCCTGGGATATGGGCGTCGGCGGCCATCCTGGCTGGTTTGGGGGCTGCTGGGGCTGTGGCTGCTGTTTTTCCCCAACGCGCCTTACCTCATCACCGACTTGATGCACATCTCTCCGCGCCATCGGGTGCCCCTGTGGTTTGACGCCCTGCTCCTCTTTTCCTATGCCTGGACCGGCCTGATGCTGGGCTTCTTCTCCCTGCAACTGGTCCAGCTCCTGTTCCAGCGCTGGTATGGACCGATGTTGGGATGGCTGGTAGCCCTGGTATCCATAGCGGCCGGCAGCTTCGGCGTCTACCTGGGCCGCCTGCCGCGCTGGAACAGCTGGGACGTGCTGTTGGCGCCCCACTCCCTGCTGACGGACATCCTGGCCCACTTCCATGCCCCCCTCAACCATCTTCAGGGACTGTTGATGAGCTTTTTCTTTTTCGTCTTTTTGACCGTGACGTACGTTACCGTGGCGGTGCTCGGCGGCATACGCTGGCAGCGGGAAGGATGA
- a CDS encoding HAD family hydrolase codes for MMSESSHDESHDESRDEQQAHSSPPSMEPLTPEEKEAFLARARARARTLTDEERQAIFGASSTPGRAQATSLPEETEVAEMAAAPLDEETLERLQHNFFPELGEGIRLPSPPLIQGVIFDFDYTLAHLTRPLPDLMAEGARAAEAYMRSTGMDLPAEFWPNIVEARRFAEEKSDEEQEEHIADDAMSFLLQFFGYPASQMDPDVLRRAVDLFYAPEMTAWQLYPGATAVLAHLQRAGFKLAVLANYNCDRVFQRIIDYLGLRPYLDLCISSASVEYRKPDTRFFQLALDRWDALPHEVIVVGDSLLHDIQGGLELGALTVQVQLETTPQVQFDNAQVAERIRPDAIITALTDLPQLVHTWATA; via the coding sequence ATGATGAGCGAATCGTCCCACGACGAATCCCATGACGAATCCCGCGACGAACAGCAGGCGCATTCATCCCCGCCTTCCATGGAGCCCCTGACACCCGAAGAGAAAGAGGCGTTCCTGGCCCGCGCCCGGGCCCGGGCCAGGACCCTGACCGACGAAGAGCGACAGGCCATCTTCGGGGCATCGTCCACGCCGGGGCGTGCCCAGGCGACTTCTCTCCCGGAGGAGACGGAAGTGGCCGAAATGGCGGCCGCCCCGCTGGACGAGGAAACCCTGGAGCGGCTGCAGCACAATTTTTTCCCAGAGCTGGGCGAGGGGATCCGGCTGCCCTCCCCGCCCCTGATCCAGGGGGTAATCTTCGATTTTGACTACACCCTGGCCCACCTGACTCGCCCCCTGCCGGACTTGATGGCAGAAGGGGCCCGCGCGGCAGAGGCCTACATGCGTTCCACCGGCATGGATCTGCCGGCGGAATTCTGGCCCAACATCGTGGAAGCCCGCCGCTTTGCCGAGGAAAAGTCGGACGAGGAGCAGGAGGAGCACATCGCGGATGATGCCATGAGCTTCCTGCTTCAGTTCTTTGGTTACCCGGCCAGCCAGATGGATCCCGATGTCCTTCGCCGGGCGGTGGACCTTTTCTACGCCCCCGAGATGACCGCCTGGCAGCTCTACCCCGGCGCTACGGCCGTCCTGGCCCATCTGCAACGGGCCGGCTTCAAGCTGGCCGTCCTGGCCAACTACAACTGCGACCGGGTCTTCCAGCGGATCATCGACTATCTGGGGCTGCGCCCCTATCTGGACCTGTGCATCAGCAGCGCCAGCGTGGAGTACCGCAAGCCCGACACCCGCTTCTTCCAGTTAGCCCTGGACCGCTGGGATGCCCTGCCCCACGAAGTCATCGTGGTGGGCGACAGCCTGCTCCACGACATCCAGGGGGGGCTGGAGCTGGGCGCCCTCACCGTCCAGGTTCAGTTGGAAACCACGCCCCAGGTCCAGTTTGACAACGCCCAGGTAGCCGAACGGATCCGCCCGGACGCGATCATCACCGCACTCACAGACCTGCCCCAGCTGGTGCACACATGGGCCACAGCCTGA